In one Kitasatospora cineracea genomic region, the following are encoded:
- a CDS encoding antitoxin — protein sequence MSVMDKLKQMLKGHEDQASRGIDKAGDFADEKTQSKYSGQVDTAQDKLKEQLGNEGTHDNPPQ from the coding sequence ATGTCGGTCATGGACAAGCTGAAGCAAATGCTCAAGGGCCATGAGGACCAGGCCTCGCGGGGAATCGACAAGGCGGGGGACTTCGCTGACGAGAAGACCCAGAGCAAGTACAGCGGCCAGGTGGACACGGCTCAGGACAAGCTCAAGGAACAGCTGGGCAACGAGGGAACGCACGACAACCCGCCGCAGTAG
- a CDS encoding sporulation protein: MGLRRLLGLGGDGGDPPEIDTRIATFAPQPGQRIEGEVLLRGGSAGLKVEGLYLHVVGKVLGWNGSVEDREWAYLSPSRSYLDVAPGTEERIGFHGRLPWDCPITEVDGRTVGVDLSLTTTLSSGPQRSVRDIDLVHVAAPPLHEAVLSALRVEGHRVADAQLLDSGIPEVDLRHSWIQTFHLEDGTGVPSSEVTFVNNPVGAMVYVRRAARHLTRWDEKPPAVPFPVAHHETGEVDLGPRVREALDQLDRLRY, encoded by the coding sequence ATGGGCCTGCGGAGACTGCTCGGACTCGGCGGCGACGGCGGTGATCCGCCGGAGATCGACACCCGGATCGCCACGTTCGCCCCGCAGCCCGGGCAGCGGATCGAGGGCGAGGTGCTGCTGCGCGGCGGCAGCGCGGGTCTGAAGGTCGAGGGCCTGTACCTGCACGTGGTGGGCAAGGTCCTGGGGTGGAACGGCAGCGTCGAGGACCGCGAGTGGGCGTACCTCTCGCCCTCGCGCTCGTACCTCGACGTGGCGCCCGGGACGGAGGAACGGATCGGCTTCCACGGCCGGCTGCCGTGGGACTGTCCGATCACCGAGGTCGACGGGCGGACGGTCGGCGTCGACCTCTCGCTGACCACCACGCTGTCGTCCGGCCCGCAGCGGTCCGTGCGGGACATCGACCTCGTGCACGTGGCCGCGCCGCCGCTGCACGAGGCGGTGTTGAGCGCCCTCCGGGTCGAGGGCCACCGGGTGGCGGACGCGCAGCTGCTCGACAGCGGCATCCCGGAGGTCGACCTGCGCCACTCCTGGATCCAGACCTTCCACCTGGAGGACGGCACCGGCGTCCCCAGTTCGGAGGTCACCTTCGTCAACAACCCGGTCGGCGCGATGGTGTACGTCCGCCGGGCGGCCCGCCACCTGACGCGCTGGGACGAGAAGCCGCCCGCCGTCCCGTTCCCGGTCGCCCACCACGAGACCGGCGAGGTCGACCTCGGCCCGCGGGTGCGAGAGGCGCTCGACCAGCTGGACCGGCTGCGGTACTGA
- a CDS encoding sporulation protein, translated as MGLLARFGLGRAAEGPEVEIRTADLAVPGERIGGQLVIRAGTRSVEVDRIENYLVADGFDEDGGPTDLVLGSLRTPGGYDLEIGGGQERTLPFGGRLPWECPFTELDGQPLGFAVAVRITLRPPGRSDGTVHHNTLRIAPTPAVRAAVAAFAELGYRPQDSRVVYAYIPGSDQHHASYQSLFLTDPARGRRKLPRLELSFVTNPVGTMVYLRRASPELYEWESKPRTVTFAVAHHEAARPDLAERATRALEELRTLYRS; from the coding sequence GTGGGACTGCTGGCGAGGTTCGGGCTCGGACGCGCGGCGGAGGGCCCGGAGGTCGAGATCCGGACGGCTGACCTCGCCGTCCCCGGCGAGCGGATCGGCGGGCAGCTGGTGATCCGGGCCGGGACCCGCAGCGTCGAGGTCGACCGGATCGAGAACTACCTGGTTGCCGACGGGTTCGACGAGGACGGCGGGCCGACCGACCTGGTCCTGGGCTCGCTGAGAACCCCGGGCGGCTACGATCTCGAGATCGGCGGCGGGCAGGAGCGCACGCTGCCGTTCGGCGGCCGGCTGCCCTGGGAGTGCCCGTTCACCGAACTCGACGGGCAGCCCCTGGGGTTCGCGGTGGCGGTGCGGATCACCCTGCGGCCGCCCGGACGCTCCGACGGGACGGTGCACCACAACACCCTCCGGATCGCCCCGACACCAGCCGTCCGGGCCGCGGTCGCGGCCTTCGCGGAACTCGGCTACCGGCCGCAGGACTCGCGGGTCGTCTACGCGTACATCCCGGGGTCCGACCAGCACCACGCCAGCTACCAGTCACTGTTCCTCACCGACCCGGCCCGGGGCAGGCGAAAGCTCCCGCGGCTCGAACTCTCCTTCGTCACCAACCCGGTGGGCACCATGGTGTACCTGCGCCGGGCCTCGCCCGAGCTGTACGAGTGGGAGTCCAAGCCGCGGACGGTCACCTTCGCGGTCGCCCACCACGAAGCTGCCCGCCCCGACCTGGCGGAGCGGGCGACCCGCGCACTGGAGGAGCTGCGCACCCTCTACCGGAGCTGA